One stretch of Thalassovita sp. DNA includes these proteins:
- the idi gene encoding isopentenyl-diphosphate Delta-isomerase produces MIDSEEEVVLVDENDRILGVEPKLSAHRSGALHRAISVFAFNGRGEMLLQRRAARKYHSPCLWANTCCSHPRLGESAIRAARRRVREELNCNLRLKKSIQFIYQTGVGADLVEHEYVHSFFGRIDFLPEPRPEEASEVRFVSLPLVVQEIREQPSIFAPWFGIYMSRFYPQLSAMSLNASSLIA; encoded by the coding sequence TTGATCGATTCTGAAGAGGAAGTTGTCTTAGTTGACGAAAACGATCGCATCCTTGGCGTCGAGCCTAAGCTTAGTGCGCATAGGAGCGGTGCATTACACAGAGCGATTTCTGTATTTGCCTTTAATGGTCGTGGTGAAATGCTGCTGCAGCGCCGTGCCGCCCGCAAATATCACTCACCTTGTCTCTGGGCGAACACATGCTGCAGCCATCCCCGTCTTGGCGAGAGTGCTATTCGAGCAGCGCGGCGTAGGGTTCGCGAAGAGCTCAATTGCAACTTAAGATTAAAGAAGTCAATTCAGTTTATATATCAAACTGGCGTTGGCGCAGATTTGGTAGAACACGAGTACGTTCATTCGTTTTTTGGTCGGATTGATTTTCTGCCTGAGCCGCGGCCTGAAGAAGCGTCTGAAGTGAGGTTTGTATCACTTCCTCTTGTTGTCCAAGAAATACGAGAGCAGCCCAGCATTTTTGCGCCTTGGTTTGGTATCTATATGAGCCGATTTTATCCGCAGCTCAGCGCTATGTCGCTCAACGCTTCCAGCTTAATAGCCTAG